ATCACTGCCCAGACGCTTGGCGTCATGTTAGCTGGATGTTTTCTGGGGAAACGGATGGGCGCCCTCAGTCTAGTCATTTTCATCGTTCTGGTAGCCATTGGACTGCCTGTACTGACTGGTGGCCGCGGCGGAATCGCAGTGCTCATTGGTCCTTCTGCAGGATACATATTTAGCTTCCCTATCGCGGCCGGCCTTATCGGCTGGTATTCTGAAAAAATCTGGCCGAAGGTCCGAACTTGGAAGCTGATAGCGATCAACATAATCTTTGGTGTATTACTAGTGAGTCTGATTGGTGCACCAGTCATGGCATTAATAACCAATACGTCGATCTGGGCTGGACTTGTCGGAGCGTTAGCCTTTCTTCCGGGGGACATCATCAAAGCCGTTATAGCAGCCGTCATAACGATGCAGCTGAAAGCAATTAGCCCTATTGAAGAAAAAACACAAATATAAAGTGATTTAAAACTCGGGTAAATGAAACCCGAGTTTTTTTATTGAAAAATAATATGGTTATAGATGTGAATTTGTTTATACTATAAAAATTAAAATGAAATTGAAATAGGGTGGATAACAATGGATAAGGGATTTAATTTAGCTAGCCAACTATTAACGCTGCTTGATACAGAACAAAGATGGTTTACCTTAGCCGAAGTAGAAAAAAGTTTAGGGATCTCAGATAAGACAATACGGAAGATGGTGGAGGAAATCAGTAAGCAACTACCCTCTACTGTAACCATTGAAGTTTCTAGAGGTAAGGGAATCGTTCTTCTACGTGATGGGCAAAGTACGATAAGTGAAGTGATTTCTTCTATGTTCAGACAAACCATTTTTTATCGGCTGATGCATTTATTGTTTACGAATGCTGGTCAAATGTCTGTGGAGGAGCTTTCTGAAGCCATGTTTATGAGTACCTCGTCTTTGAAGAAGCTAATTGTAGAATTAAATAATAATGATCTAAAAGCGTATAAGTTACGCATTAGTTACTCTACACCTGTGATCAAAGGGAATGAAATGAATATTCGATATTTTTATTGGAATTTATATTGTGATGCGTATGAGTTTACAGGATGGCCCTTTGCGAATATCGATTTTGCTTATATAAATCAGTTGATCACAAATATAGAGATTGAGAATAACATTGTATATTTTATCAATTCCAAAAGGAAATTGTCCTTTTTGTTGGCAATTGTAATAGAAAGAGCTGGGAAAGGAAATTGTGTAACCATCGACGAAAATGCATACCCCTGGGAAAAGGGAATGTTTTATATACCAGTGAGAGCCATAGCAGAGCGTCTTGAAGAAAAGCTGTCCATCGAATTTCCAAAGAGTGAAATATTCTTTATGCAATCCATGGTTAGTCTCAGCCAATATCATTATTATGAAGGGTCAGAGATCACTCCGATTAAAGAAGTCGAATTACACAAGAATAAAGAAGAATATCAAATGGGGAATCTGCTTCTAATGTTGTTGGCAAAGGTATACCCGAACTTGGATATGCATGAACGATTTATCTTGGAGATTTACGGGTTCTTTGACAAGTTATTAATCGAAAATGCCATTCCGGAATGGATGATGATTTCGAAAAGTCATTTAACAACATATGTAGAGCAGGAGTGCCAGCAGATTTATCAAGAAATGCAAACCTGTATGCAAACGTGGAATAAAACTTACCCTTCCGTTCTCTTCAATAATTTTCATTTAACAAAACTAACCTTAATTGTCCGCTCGAGTTTACGTTATAAGAGTAAGAGGGCTTTCTTAGTGATCGGGGAGGAATTTTCAATTCGTCATTACATAGCAGATTTGATAAAGAAGGAAATAGGGGATCAGTTGATCCTTAATACCTCCATTATGAAAGGGCTAACCGACGAGATCATGCAGCAAAATAATATTGATCTTGTCATTAGTAATATCCCGGTTGCACTAAAGACCGTGCCTGTTGTTATTATTTCTACGATCCCTTCTAAAAGAGATTTGGACAATATCCGTAAAGAATTGCTTTTATAATTTGACCAATTATTTTCCGTTACCTACGTAAGTTTTTGGTCTAGTTTGTAATGTTAAAAAACCTTATGCTCAATCTAGTTTCGAAACTGATTTTACTTGAGGCCAAGTGGAAAGCGATTTCGGTAAACCTCAGTTTACTATTAGAAGTTGGAGGAAGAACTATGAGTAGGCATTTAGGTGCAAATAAGGGAGAAATAGCAGAGCGCGTTTTGCTCCCAGGAGATCCTTTACGTGCAAAATTTGTAGCAGAACACTTTTTAGAGGGGGCTAATTGTTATAACGAAGTAAG
This genomic stretch from Paenibacillus sp. FSL H7-0737 harbors:
- a CDS encoding biotin transporter BioY; translated protein: MKTKELIYAALFAALIAVLGMIPPIPLGFIPVPITAQTLGVMLAGCFLGKRMGALSLVIFIVLVAIGLPVLTGGRGGIAVLIGPSAGYIFSFPIAAGLIGWYSEKIWPKVRTWKLIAINIIFGVLLVSLIGAPVMALITNTSIWAGLVGALAFLPGDIIKAVIAAVITMQLKAISPIEEKTQI
- a CDS encoding helix-turn-helix domain-containing protein; its protein translation is MDKGFNLASQLLTLLDTEQRWFTLAEVEKSLGISDKTIRKMVEEISKQLPSTVTIEVSRGKGIVLLRDGQSTISEVISSMFRQTIFYRLMHLLFTNAGQMSVEELSEAMFMSTSSLKKLIVELNNNDLKAYKLRISYSTPVIKGNEMNIRYFYWNLYCDAYEFTGWPFANIDFAYINQLITNIEIENNIVYFINSKRKLSFLLAIVIERAGKGNCVTIDENAYPWEKGMFYIPVRAIAERLEEKLSIEFPKSEIFFMQSMVSLSQYHYYEGSEITPIKEVELHKNKEEYQMGNLLLMLLAKVYPNLDMHERFILEIYGFFDKLLIENAIPEWMMISKSHLTTYVEQECQQIYQEMQTCMQTWNKTYPSVLFNNFHLTKLTLIVRSSLRYKSKRAFLVIGEEFSIRHYIADLIKKEIGDQLILNTSIMKGLTDEIMQQNNIDLVISNIPVALKTVPVVIISTIPSKRDLDNIRKELLL